A window of Aeromicrobium sp. Root236 contains these coding sequences:
- the argS gene encoding arginine--tRNA ligase, protein MTPEQLSAAIVGALTSLSEAGTITLPDGVPAHVLVERPKVKEHGDYATNIALQLGKKAGMNPREFAQLLADQLGAADGIASAEIAGPGFLNIRVEAGAQGALAPQIVAAGTAYGTSDLYAGQKVNLEFVSANPTGPIHIGGVRWAAVGDSLGRILTAIGADVTREYYFNDHGMQIDRYSRSLLASARGEDAPEDGYGGQYIADIAASVLAKHPDALTLPDAEALETFRAEGVDLMFAEIKKSLHEFGVDFDVYFHENDLHESGAVERAIARLRELGMMYEQDDATWLRTSDFGDDKDRVVIKSDGQPAYISGDLAYYLDKRERGFDRCIIMLGADHHGYVSRMLAMCAAFGDTPGVNLELLIGQLVNLVRDGEPLRMSKRAGTVISLEDLVEAIGIDAARYALARYSTDSTIDLDLDLWAKQDSDNPVYYVQYAHARLSSIIRNAVDLGVVIDDSTFDPSLLAVEQEGALLRALADYPRIVARAAELREPHRVARYLEDTAAAFHKFYDVAHVLPKGDEEPSDLHRARLMLVAATRQVIANGLGLLGVSAPERM, encoded by the coding sequence GTGACTCCCGAGCAGCTTTCTGCAGCCATCGTCGGTGCCCTCACCTCCCTCAGCGAGGCGGGCACGATCACGCTGCCCGACGGGGTGCCGGCGCACGTGCTCGTCGAGCGACCCAAGGTCAAGGAGCACGGCGACTACGCCACCAACATCGCGCTGCAGCTGGGCAAGAAGGCCGGCATGAACCCGCGCGAGTTCGCCCAGCTGCTCGCCGACCAGCTCGGTGCGGCTGACGGCATCGCGAGCGCCGAGATCGCCGGTCCCGGCTTCCTCAACATCCGCGTCGAGGCCGGCGCCCAGGGCGCCCTGGCCCCGCAGATCGTCGCGGCCGGCACCGCGTACGGAACGAGCGATCTCTACGCGGGCCAGAAGGTCAACCTCGAGTTCGTCAGCGCCAACCCGACCGGCCCGATCCACATCGGCGGCGTGCGGTGGGCCGCGGTCGGCGACTCGCTGGGCCGCATCCTCACGGCGATCGGCGCCGACGTCACGCGGGAGTACTACTTCAACGACCACGGCATGCAGATCGACCGCTACTCCCGATCGTTGCTGGCCAGTGCCCGCGGCGAGGACGCGCCCGAGGACGGCTACGGCGGCCAGTACATCGCCGACATCGCGGCCAGCGTGCTCGCCAAGCACCCCGACGCGTTGACGCTGCCCGACGCCGAGGCGCTCGAGACGTTCCGGGCCGAGGGCGTCGACCTGATGTTCGCCGAGATCAAGAAGAGCCTGCACGAGTTCGGGGTCGACTTCGACGTCTACTTCCACGAGAACGACCTGCACGAGTCCGGCGCCGTCGAGCGAGCCATCGCACGACTCCGCGAGCTCGGCATGATGTACGAGCAGGACGACGCGACCTGGCTGCGCACGTCCGACTTCGGCGACGACAAGGACCGCGTCGTCATCAAGTCCGACGGACAGCCGGCCTACATCTCCGGCGACCTCGCCTACTACCTCGACAAGCGCGAGCGCGGCTTCGACCGCTGCATCATCATGCTGGGCGCCGACCACCACGGCTACGTCTCGCGGATGCTGGCGATGTGCGCGGCGTTCGGCGACACCCCGGGCGTCAACCTCGAGCTCCTGATCGGCCAGCTGGTCAACCTCGTACGCGACGGTGAGCCCCTGCGCATGAGCAAGCGGGCCGGCACCGTGATCAGCCTCGAGGACCTCGTCGAGGCGATCGGCATCGACGCCGCCCGCTACGCGCTGGCCCGCTACTCGACCGACTCGACGATCGACCTGGACCTCGACCTGTGGGCCAAGCAGGACAGCGACAACCCGGTCTACTACGTCCAGTACGCCCACGCGCGCCTGTCGTCGATCATCCGCAACGCCGTCGACCTCGGCGTCGTGATCGACGACTCGACGTTCGATCCCTCGCTGCTCGCCGTCGAGCAGGAAGGCGCGCTGCTGCGCGCCCTCGCCGACTACCCGCGCATCGTCGCCCGGGCGGCGGAACTGCGCGAGCCGCACCGCGTCGCGCGCTACCTCGAGGACACCGCAGCGGCGTTCCACAAGTTCTACGACGTCGCGCACGTGCTGCCCAAGGGCGACGAGGAGCCGAGCGACCTGCATCGAGCCCGCCTCATGCTTGTCGCCGCGACGCGTCAGGTCATCGCCAACGGACTCGGGCTGCTCGGCGTCAGCGCCCCGGAGCGCATGTAG
- a CDS encoding response regulator, with protein sequence MPRVLVVDDTASIRFLIRTNMELAGFDVDEAVDGADCLEFLRTAEVLPDAITVDVMMPRLDGIATVSAIRADPRTRHIAIVMVTTQGHPADIQRATQAGVDAYVTKPFDPDALITTVQDAIDRTKNRGAE encoded by the coding sequence GTGCCCAGAGTGCTTGTCGTGGACGACACCGCCTCGATCCGATTCCTGATCCGGACCAACATGGAGCTCGCCGGTTTCGACGTCGACGAGGCGGTCGACGGGGCGGATTGCCTCGAGTTCCTGCGTACGGCCGAGGTGCTGCCCGACGCCATCACGGTCGACGTCATGATGCCCCGGCTCGACGGCATCGCGACGGTGTCGGCGATCCGGGCCGACCCTCGGACGCGGCACATCGCGATCGTCATGGTGACCACCCAGGGCCATCCGGCCGACATCCAACGGGCGACCCAGGCCGGCGTCGACGCCTATGTCACCAAGCCCTTCGACCCTGACGCGCTGATCACCACGGTGCAGGACGCGATCGACCGCACGAAGAATCGCGGCGCCGAGTGA
- a CDS encoding glycosyltransferase family 4 protein encodes MTDLRGSHVAAMVQNVSLADDNRLCKQIEALSAAGCRVSVITRRDAANDPWRDLPGLTLIEYRAPVDGASTTGHLREYAASLVRQIPRLARLHLRDRIDVLQICQPPDLYFPVTAVARRLGVKVLLDQRDLMPETFAQRYASAPARAMQVLHWLESRTQASVDATVTVNDHLRSRLIAAGGAPERVRVVRNGPVLARLGRAREVAPLPKVSRARSFSSVVTWAGKMGRQDRVDDVVRVAELVVHGWGRDDVGFMLIGNGECLDELRLMVDELGLREHVWFPGWLDEVELYRHLAAADVGIDTSLQPEVTPVKAMEYLGVGLPLVAYDVQETRRLAEGASILVEPGDTEALARELVGLLDDPAKRSLLGQVGSERVRVDLAWERQQEVYLETVAGLVHDRPRRATPRSSAAARSGPSSAS; translated from the coding sequence ATGACTGACCTCCGAGGCAGCCATGTCGCCGCGATGGTGCAGAACGTGTCACTGGCCGACGACAACCGCCTGTGCAAGCAGATCGAGGCGCTGTCCGCAGCCGGCTGCCGGGTCTCGGTCATCACCCGCCGCGACGCGGCCAACGATCCTTGGCGAGACCTTCCGGGCCTCACACTGATCGAGTACCGGGCGCCTGTCGACGGCGCGTCCACCACGGGCCACCTTCGCGAGTACGCCGCCTCGCTGGTGCGGCAGATACCCCGGCTGGCCCGGTTGCACCTGCGTGACCGGATCGACGTGCTGCAGATCTGCCAACCGCCGGATCTCTACTTCCCCGTCACGGCCGTCGCTCGTCGACTCGGCGTGAAGGTGCTGCTCGACCAGCGGGACCTGATGCCCGAGACGTTCGCGCAGCGATATGCATCCGCACCCGCGCGCGCGATGCAGGTGCTGCACTGGCTCGAGTCGCGTACGCAGGCCTCCGTCGACGCGACGGTGACCGTCAACGACCACCTGCGCAGTCGGCTGATCGCCGCCGGCGGCGCTCCCGAACGCGTCCGCGTGGTCCGCAACGGACCCGTGCTGGCACGGCTCGGCCGCGCCCGCGAGGTTGCTCCCCTCCCTAAAGTCTCGCGGGCGCGGTCCTTCTCCTCGGTCGTGACGTGGGCCGGCAAGATGGGGCGCCAGGACCGCGTCGACGACGTCGTACGCGTGGCCGAGCTGGTGGTTCACGGGTGGGGCCGCGACGACGTGGGCTTCATGCTGATCGGCAACGGTGAGTGCCTCGACGAGCTTCGACTCATGGTGGACGAGCTCGGGTTGCGCGAGCACGTCTGGTTCCCCGGCTGGCTCGACGAGGTGGAGCTCTATCGCCACCTCGCGGCCGCCGACGTCGGCATCGACACGTCGCTGCAGCCCGAGGTCACTCCGGTCAAGGCGATGGAGTACCTCGGCGTCGGGCTCCCGCTCGTGGCGTACGACGTGCAGGAGACCCGGCGACTCGCCGAGGGCGCCTCGATCCTGGTGGAGCCCGGCGACACCGAAGCGTTGGCGCGCGAGCTGGTCGGCCTGCTCGACGACCCTGCGAAGCGGTCCCTGCTCGGCCAGGTGGGCAGCGAACGGGTACGGGTCGATCTCGCCTGGGAACGCCAGCAGGAGGTCTATCTCGAGACCGTCGCCGGCCTGGTCCACGACCGCCCGAGGAGGGCTACTCCGCGAAGCTCGGCTGCAGCCAGATCCGGTCCTTCATCAGCGTCTTGA
- the lysA gene encoding diaminopimelate decarboxylase: MRSHEAGALHGQSGDRGPAWLRTPEDPNELVPHLWASSVSKVDGVLTVAGESVTDLAAEFGTPTYVVDEDDFRRRARAFKDAFPSADVYYAGKAFLCVATARWIAEEGLNLDVCTGGELAVALKAEFPPARIGLHGNNKSVAELRRALEVGVGRIIIDSIEEIERLRDLTAELGVRAPVMIRVTAGVEAHTHEYISTSHEDQKFGFSITGGDALDAVRRVLAEPGLELRGLHSHIGSQIFVTDGFEVAARRVLRLHAEIEKELGVALPEFDLGGGFGIAYTTQDDPSTPEDLARGMLKIVDDECAAMGVDVPHLSIEPGRAIAGPSTFTLYEVGTTKSVALDGGASRRYISVDGGMSDNIRPALYGADYSCTLASRTSDAPALLSRVVGKHCESGDIVVKDEFLPGDVEAGDLLAVPGTGAYCRSLASNYNHVPRAAVVAVRDGEARVILRRETEDDLLALDIG; encoded by the coding sequence ATGAGGAGCCACGAGGCAGGTGCCCTGCACGGCCAGTCCGGCGATCGCGGACCGGCCTGGTTGCGTACGCCCGAGGACCCCAACGAGCTCGTCCCGCACCTGTGGGCGTCGTCGGTCTCCAAGGTCGACGGCGTGCTGACGGTCGCGGGGGAGTCGGTCACCGACCTCGCCGCCGAGTTCGGCACCCCGACGTACGTCGTCGACGAGGACGACTTCCGCCGCCGCGCCCGCGCATTCAAGGACGCGTTCCCGAGCGCCGACGTCTACTACGCCGGCAAGGCGTTCCTGTGTGTCGCAACGGCCCGCTGGATCGCCGAGGAGGGGCTCAACCTCGACGTCTGCACCGGGGGCGAGCTGGCGGTGGCGCTCAAGGCCGAGTTCCCACCGGCGCGCATCGGCCTGCACGGCAACAACAAGTCCGTCGCCGAGCTGCGCCGCGCGCTCGAGGTCGGCGTCGGCCGCATCATCATCGACTCGATCGAGGAGATCGAGCGGCTGCGCGACCTGACCGCCGAGCTGGGGGTCAGGGCACCGGTGATGATCCGGGTGACCGCCGGGGTCGAGGCCCACACGCACGAGTACATCTCGACGTCGCACGAGGACCAGAAGTTCGGCTTCTCGATCACCGGCGGCGACGCGCTCGACGCCGTACGCCGGGTGCTCGCCGAGCCGGGTCTCGAGCTGCGTGGACTGCACTCGCACATCGGCTCGCAGATCTTCGTGACCGACGGCTTCGAGGTCGCGGCCCGCCGGGTCCTGCGCCTGCACGCCGAGATCGAGAAGGAGCTCGGCGTCGCGCTGCCCGAGTTCGACCTCGGTGGTGGCTTCGGCATCGCCTACACGACCCAGGACGACCCGTCGACGCCCGAGGACCTGGCTCGCGGGATGCTCAAGATCGTCGACGACGAGTGCGCCGCGATGGGCGTCGACGTCCCCCACCTGTCGATCGAGCCGGGCCGCGCGATCGCCGGCCCGTCGACGTTCACGCTCTACGAGGTCGGCACCACCAAGTCGGTGGCGCTCGACGGCGGCGCCTCCCGGCGCTACATCTCGGTCGACGGCGGCATGAGCGACAACATCCGGCCCGCGCTCTACGGCGCCGACTACTCGTGCACCCTGGCATCGCGCACCTCGGACGCGCCGGCACTGCTCAGCCGCGTCGTCGGCAAGCACTGCGAGTCCGGTGACATCGTCGTCAAGGACGAGTTCCTGCCGGGCGACGTCGAGGCCGGCGACCTGCTCGCCGTGCCCGGCACCGGCGCCTACTGCCGATCGCTGGCGAGCAACTACAACCACGTGCCCCGCGCCGCGGTCGTCGCCGTGCGCGACGGCGAGGCGCGCGTCATCCTGCGCCGCGAGACCGAGGACGACCTGCTCGCCCTCGACATCGGCTGA
- a CDS encoding FAD-dependent oxidoreductase: protein MDETEIAVIGAGPHGLGATERLRAAGREVCVIGDPMAFWHTMPKGLWMRSRRNGSSIGEVTGPLSMEGYTADTQAVVDRHLKLTTFIEYGHWYQNRVAPDVIRRHVVRLERQESGFLLTLSDGTQMRAGRVISATGIAEFTRRPAMLRQLPGELASHVADHGDYERFRGKSVAIIGAGQSALESAALMHEGGAEVEVLARHPQVHWLHGDGLIDGLGRLAPLFYAPTDVGPIGISRLVATPEVFRRFPRPLFDVIAARAIRPAGASWLKPRLPDVPITAGAVVTTATPLGDQLALELSDGTRRQVDHLLFATGYDVDIRRYSYLDRALAEQVRCVDGYPVLRRGLESSVPRLHFLGAPAARSFGPVMRFVAGSWFSSKAVAKTVAAQDRRRPSQPSPRHAAAA, encoded by the coding sequence ATGGACGAGACAGAGATTGCGGTGATCGGGGCCGGACCCCATGGACTGGGGGCGACCGAACGCCTGCGAGCGGCGGGGCGCGAAGTGTGCGTGATCGGCGACCCCATGGCGTTCTGGCACACCATGCCGAAGGGCCTGTGGATGCGCTCCCGTCGCAACGGCTCGTCCATCGGCGAGGTCACCGGGCCGCTGTCGATGGAGGGCTACACGGCCGACACCCAGGCCGTCGTCGACCGGCACCTGAAGCTCACGACGTTCATCGAGTACGGCCACTGGTACCAGAACCGCGTCGCTCCCGACGTCATCCGCCGGCACGTCGTCCGGCTCGAGCGTCAGGAGTCCGGCTTCCTGCTCACGCTCAGCGACGGCACCCAGATGCGGGCTGGTCGGGTCATCTCGGCCACCGGCATCGCCGAGTTCACCCGCCGCCCGGCGATGTTGCGACAGCTGCCGGGCGAGCTCGCGTCCCACGTCGCCGATCACGGCGACTACGAGCGGTTCCGCGGCAAGAGCGTCGCAATCATCGGAGCCGGTCAGAGCGCACTCGAATCGGCTGCACTCATGCACGAGGGCGGCGCCGAGGTCGAGGTGCTGGCCAGGCATCCGCAGGTCCACTGGCTCCACGGCGACGGCCTGATCGACGGCCTCGGTCGCCTCGCTCCCCTGTTCTACGCGCCGACCGACGTCGGGCCGATCGGGATCTCGCGGCTCGTCGCGACACCTGAGGTGTTCCGCCGGTTCCCGCGGCCGCTGTTCGATGTCATCGCCGCTCGGGCGATCCGGCCGGCCGGCGCGTCGTGGCTCAAGCCACGGCTCCCCGACGTCCCCATCACCGCCGGCGCCGTCGTCACCACGGCGACCCCGCTTGGCGACCAGCTCGCCCTCGAGCTCTCGGACGGCACCCGGCGTCAGGTCGACCACCTCCTGTTCGCCACCGGCTACGACGTCGACATCCGGCGATACTCGTACCTCGACCGCGCGCTGGCCGAACAGGTCCGCTGCGTCGACGGCTACCCGGTCCTCCGGCGGGGTCTCGAGTCGTCCGTGCCGCGACTTCACTTCCTCGGGGCTCCAGCCGCCCGGTCCTTCGGTCCGGTGATGCGTTTCGTGGCCGGCAGCTGGTTCAGCTCCAAGGCCGTGGCCAAGACGGTGGCGGCACAGGATCGTCGTCGCCCGAGCCAGCCGTCGCCGCGTCACGCGGCGGCCGCGTGA